From Micromonospora echinospora, one genomic window encodes:
- a CDS encoding GH1 family beta-glucosidase, which yields MTSTPTFPAGFRWGVSTSAYQVEGAAGTDGRGPSVWDTFAHQTGRIVDDSTGDVACDHYHRYAEDVALMAGLGVSAYRFSVAWTRVQPPGSGPASPRGLDFYDRLTDALLTLGIDPVATLYHWDLPQPLEDTGGWLNRDTSHRFAEYADLVAARLGDRVRLWITLNEPFVHMSFGYGLGTHAPGRQLLFDAVPVAHHQLLGHGLAVAALRARTTSPVALTNNYSPVRVLGDTDADRAAGAAYDALHNRLFTDPVLGLGYPPDLEPGPEVVRDGDLTTIATPIDVLGVNYYNPTGVRAPEEGSPLPFAQADLDGYPRTAFDWPVVPDGLRELLVGLRDRYGDALPPIEITESGCAYDDEPDADGRVHDPERIAYLDGHLRAVRAAIDEGVDVRGYFVWSLLDNWEWAEGFTKRFGLVHVDVDTQARTPKSSYAWYRDLIARSREGGE from the coding sequence ATGACGTCGACGCCCACGTTCCCCGCCGGCTTCCGCTGGGGAGTGTCCACCTCGGCCTACCAGGTCGAGGGTGCCGCCGGCACCGACGGTCGCGGCCCGTCGGTGTGGGACACCTTCGCCCACCAAACAGGACGCATCGTCGACGACAGCACCGGAGACGTCGCCTGCGACCACTACCACCGGTACGCCGAGGACGTCGCGCTGATGGCCGGGCTCGGCGTCTCCGCGTACCGGTTCTCGGTCGCCTGGACCCGGGTCCAGCCGCCGGGTTCCGGCCCGGCCTCGCCGCGCGGCCTGGACTTCTACGACCGCCTGACCGACGCGCTGCTGACCCTGGGCATCGACCCGGTCGCCACCCTCTACCACTGGGACCTGCCGCAGCCCCTGGAGGATACCGGCGGCTGGCTGAACCGGGACACCTCCCACCGGTTCGCCGAGTACGCCGACCTGGTCGCCGCCCGCCTCGGCGACCGGGTCCGACTCTGGATCACGCTCAACGAACCGTTCGTGCACATGAGCTTCGGCTACGGTCTGGGCACCCACGCCCCCGGTCGGCAACTCCTCTTCGACGCCGTCCCGGTCGCCCACCACCAGCTCCTCGGACACGGACTGGCCGTCGCCGCCCTCCGCGCCCGGACGACCAGCCCGGTCGCCCTGACCAACAACTACTCGCCGGTGCGGGTCCTCGGCGACACCGACGCCGACCGGGCCGCCGGGGCGGCGTACGACGCGCTGCACAACCGGCTGTTCACCGATCCGGTGCTCGGCCTCGGCTACCCGCCCGACCTCGAACCCGGGCCGGAGGTCGTCCGCGACGGGGACCTGACCACCATCGCCACGCCGATCGACGTGCTCGGCGTCAACTACTACAACCCGACCGGCGTCCGCGCCCCGGAAGAGGGCTCGCCGCTGCCGTTCGCGCAGGCCGACCTCGACGGATACCCGCGCACCGCCTTCGACTGGCCGGTGGTCCCGGACGGGCTGCGCGAGCTGCTGGTCGGCCTGCGTGACCGGTACGGCGACGCGCTGCCCCCGATCGAGATCACCGAGAGCGGCTGCGCGTACGACGACGAGCCCGACGCCGACGGGCGGGTGCACGACCCGGAGCGGATCGCCTACCTGGACGGCCACCTGCGCGCGGTGCGGGCGGCCATCGACGAGGGGGTGGACGTGCGCGGCTACTTCGTCTGGTCCCTGCTGGACAACTGGGAGTGGGCGGAGGGCTTCACCAAGCGGTTCGGCCTGGTGCACGTCGACGTCGACACACAGGCGCGCACGCCCAAGTCGTCGTACGCCTGGTACCGGGACCTGATCGCCCGCAGCCGGGAGGGCGGGGAGTGA
- a CDS encoding SRPBCC family protein, whose translation MILVERSAHVAAPVEVVWDVVQRAEQLPAWLAGVRAAEVLSGEGYGRRQLVQAGRGAAHEAEVIAFQEPNLIGWRERAKGAGARAEARTEIYVQLTSDEEEEGGTVVRLIVVRWPAGPVKAALLRLGLRRVGADLEDSLARLTDLAAVG comes from the coding sequence ATGATCCTCGTGGAACGCAGTGCGCACGTGGCGGCGCCGGTGGAAGTGGTCTGGGACGTGGTGCAGCGGGCCGAGCAGTTGCCGGCCTGGCTGGCCGGCGTACGAGCAGCCGAGGTGCTCTCGGGAGAGGGTTACGGTCGCCGACAACTGGTCCAGGCCGGGCGCGGCGCGGCGCACGAGGCGGAGGTGATCGCCTTCCAGGAGCCCAACCTCATCGGTTGGCGGGAACGGGCCAAGGGCGCCGGAGCCCGGGCGGAGGCGCGCACCGAGATCTACGTCCAGCTGACCTCGGACGAGGAGGAGGAAGGCGGCACGGTGGTCCGCCTCATCGTCGTCCGTTGGCCGGCCGGTCCGGTCAAGGCGGCCCTGCTCCGGCTCGGCCTGCGTCGGGTCGGCGCCGACCTGGAGGACTCGCTCGCCCGGCTGACCGACCTGGCCGCCGTCGGCTGA
- the aceE gene encoding pyruvate dehydrogenase (acetyl-transferring), homodimeric type: MATERKRPVITAGLPSQLPDIDPEETSEWVESLDGVIDERGTKRARYVMLRLLERARERQVGVPSLTTTDYINTIPPEREPWFPGDEHIERRIRAYIRWNAAMLVHRAQRPEIGVGGHISTFASSASLYEVGFNHFFRGKDHPGGGDHIFYQGHASPGMYARAYLEGRLSDDQLDGFRQELSHPGGGLPSYPHPRLMPDFWEFPTVSMGLGPLNAIYQARFNRYLHHRGIKDTSQQHVWAFLGDGEMDEVESLGAIGVAAREELDNLTFVINCNLQRLDGPVRGNGKVMQELEAFFRGAGWNVIKVVWGREWDPLLAADTDGALVNLMNTTPDGDYQTYKAESGAYVREHFFGRDQRTRKMVEQLSDDEIWNLKRGGHDYRKLYAAYKAAMEHTGQPTVILAKTIKGWTLGSHFEGRNATHQMKKLTLEDLKTFRDRLYLDIPDKALEENPYLPPYYRPDESSAEMAYLRERRQQLGGYLPSRRTEQKPLVIPGSERFSDVKRGSGKQKVATTMAFVRLLKDIMKDKEFGKRWVPIIPDEARTFGMDSLFPTQKIYSPHGQKYTSVDRELFLSYKESTTGQILHEGINEAGSVASFTAAGSSYATHGEPMIPLYIFYSMFGFQRTGDGFWAAADQMARGFVLGATAGRTTLNGEGLQHEDGHSHLIAATNPAVVAYDPAFAFEIAHIVENGLHRMYGEAQENVFYYLTIYNEPILQPVEPADVDVEGLLKGIYRYSPAPSVNSHGDAPRANILASGTGMQWALKAQQLLAQDWGVAADVWSVTSWTELRRDAVECEEHNLLNPGGEQRVPYIQQKLADADGPKVAVSDWMRAVPDLISRWVPGDYTSLGTDGFGMSDTRHALRRHFNVDAESVAVATLRQLALRGAVPAEVPAEAARKYAIGDVNAAPVGETGGDS, translated from the coding sequence GTGGCCACGGAACGCAAGCGCCCGGTGATCACCGCCGGTCTGCCGAGCCAGCTTCCGGACATCGACCCTGAAGAAACCAGCGAATGGGTCGAGTCGCTCGACGGGGTCATCGACGAGCGCGGAACCAAACGCGCGCGCTACGTCATGCTGCGCCTGCTGGAGCGGGCCCGGGAGCGTCAGGTGGGGGTGCCGTCGCTGACCACCACCGACTACATCAACACCATCCCGCCGGAGCGCGAGCCGTGGTTCCCGGGTGACGAGCACATCGAACGGCGGATCCGGGCGTACATCCGGTGGAACGCGGCGATGCTGGTGCACCGGGCGCAGCGTCCCGAGATCGGCGTGGGCGGCCACATCTCCACCTTCGCCAGCTCCGCCTCGCTCTACGAGGTCGGCTTCAACCACTTCTTCCGGGGCAAGGACCACCCGGGTGGCGGCGACCACATCTTCTACCAGGGGCACGCCTCCCCCGGTATGTACGCGCGCGCGTACCTGGAGGGCCGGCTGAGCGACGACCAGCTCGACGGCTTCCGGCAGGAGCTGTCCCACCCGGGTGGTGGCCTGCCGTCGTACCCGCACCCGCGGCTGATGCCGGACTTCTGGGAGTTCCCGACGGTCTCCATGGGCCTCGGCCCGCTGAACGCGATCTACCAGGCGCGGTTCAACCGCTACCTGCACCACCGGGGCATCAAGGACACCAGCCAGCAGCACGTCTGGGCGTTCCTCGGCGACGGCGAGATGGACGAGGTCGAGTCGCTCGGCGCGATCGGCGTGGCCGCCCGCGAGGAGCTGGACAACCTCACCTTCGTGATCAACTGCAACCTCCAGCGGCTGGACGGTCCGGTCCGGGGCAACGGCAAGGTCATGCAGGAGCTGGAGGCGTTCTTCCGGGGCGCCGGCTGGAACGTCATCAAGGTGGTCTGGGGCCGGGAGTGGGACCCGCTGCTCGCCGCCGACACCGACGGCGCGCTGGTCAACCTGATGAACACCACCCCGGACGGCGACTACCAGACCTACAAGGCGGAGTCCGGGGCGTACGTACGGGAGCACTTCTTCGGCCGCGACCAGCGGACCCGCAAGATGGTCGAGCAGCTCTCCGACGACGAGATCTGGAACCTCAAGCGTGGCGGGCACGACTACCGCAAGCTCTACGCGGCCTACAAGGCGGCGATGGAGCACACCGGTCAGCCGACGGTGATCCTGGCCAAGACCATCAAGGGCTGGACGCTCGGTTCGCACTTCGAGGGCCGGAACGCCACCCACCAGATGAAGAAGCTGACGCTGGAGGACCTGAAGACCTTCCGCGACCGGCTCTACCTGGACATCCCGGACAAGGCGCTGGAGGAGAACCCGTACCTCCCGCCGTACTACCGCCCCGACGAGTCCTCCGCGGAGATGGCGTACCTCCGCGAGCGGCGTCAGCAGCTCGGCGGCTACCTGCCGTCCCGGCGGACCGAGCAGAAGCCGCTGGTCATCCCCGGCAGCGAGCGGTTCTCCGACGTCAAGCGCGGGTCCGGCAAGCAGAAGGTGGCCACCACGATGGCCTTCGTCCGGCTGCTCAAGGACATCATGAAGGACAAGGAGTTCGGCAAGCGCTGGGTGCCGATCATCCCGGACGAGGCGCGCACCTTCGGGATGGACTCACTCTTCCCGACGCAGAAGATCTACTCGCCGCACGGCCAGAAGTACACCTCGGTCGACCGGGAGCTGTTCCTGTCGTACAAGGAGTCGACCACCGGCCAGATCCTGCACGAGGGGATCAACGAGGCCGGTTCGGTGGCCTCGTTCACCGCGGCCGGTTCCTCGTACGCCACGCACGGCGAGCCGATGATCCCGCTGTACATCTTCTACTCGATGTTCGGCTTCCAGCGCACCGGCGACGGTTTCTGGGCGGCGGCCGACCAGATGGCCCGGGGCTTCGTGCTCGGCGCGACCGCCGGCCGGACCACGCTCAACGGTGAGGGTCTCCAGCACGAGGACGGGCACTCGCACCTGATCGCCGCCACCAACCCGGCGGTGGTCGCGTACGACCCGGCGTTCGCGTTCGAGATCGCGCACATCGTCGAGAACGGCCTGCACCGGATGTACGGCGAGGCGCAGGAGAACGTCTTCTACTACCTGACCATCTACAACGAGCCGATCCTCCAGCCGGTCGAGCCGGCCGACGTGGACGTCGAGGGGCTGCTCAAGGGGATCTACCGCTACTCCCCCGCCCCGTCGGTGAACTCGCACGGGGACGCCCCCCGGGCCAACATCCTGGCCTCGGGCACGGGCATGCAGTGGGCGCTGAAGGCCCAGCAGTTGCTCGCCCAGGACTGGGGCGTGGCCGCCGACGTCTGGTCGGTGACCTCCTGGACGGAGCTGCGCCGCGACGCGGTGGAGTGCGAGGAGCACAACCTGCTGAACCCGGGCGGGGAGCAGCGGGTGCCGTACATCCAGCAGAAGCTGGCCGACGCCGACGGGCCGAAGGTCGCGGTCAGCGACTGGATGCGCGCGGTACCGGACCTGATCTCCCGCTGGGTACCGGGTGACTACACCTCGCTGGGCACCGACGGGTTCGGCATGTCGGACACCCGGCACGCGCTGCGCCGGCACTTCAACGTCGACGCTGAGTCGGTGGCCGTCGCGACGCTGCGGCAGCTCGCGCTGCGCGGCGCGGTGCCGGCGGAGGTGCCGGCCGAGGCGGCCCGCAAGTACGCGATCGGGGACGTCAACGCCGCTCCGGTCGGCGAGACCGGCGGCGACTCCTGA
- a CDS encoding secondary thiamine-phosphate synthase enzyme YjbQ, translating to MRSEVITVQTGSRPTVRDITAEAERFVSDQGDGLLHVFVPHATAGLAIIETGSGSDDDLLAALDDLLPTDDRWRHRHGSPGHGRDHVLPAFVPPYATVPVLAGRLALGTWQSICLVDTNGDNPTRKVRFSFLPA from the coding sequence ATGCGCAGTGAGGTGATCACCGTCCAGACCGGTTCCCGACCCACCGTCCGGGACATCACCGCCGAAGCCGAGCGGTTCGTCTCCGACCAGGGGGACGGACTGCTGCACGTCTTCGTGCCGCACGCGACCGCCGGACTGGCGATCATCGAGACCGGATCGGGATCCGACGACGACCTGCTCGCCGCGCTCGACGACCTGCTGCCCACCGACGACCGGTGGCGGCACCGGCACGGGTCGCCCGGACACGGCCGGGACCACGTGCTCCCGGCCTTCGTCCCGCCGTACGCGACCGTGCCGGTGCTCGCCGGCCGGCTCGCCCTCGGCACCTGGCAGTCGATCTGCCTGGTCGACACCAACGGCGACAACCCCACCCGGAAGGTCCGCTTCTCCTTCCTTCCCGCCTGA
- a CDS encoding DUF4139 domain-containing protein encodes MKAENVDAPIVAVTVYADRARVTRHGTIPLAAGEHRLRIGPLPLGLRRDSLRVGGRGPATVLGVDLVTRHQPRSTDEQAQELEQRRRELTEELAALDGADAVEAQRTEFLTLLSQRAGGTYARALASGDAAPADVAAFADSVAGQLTAGHERQRELGRRRTDVSESLAAVDRHLADVRAKRAPDRLFAEVTVLVTDEATTAGSATDEAPAAGPATDEATARTSAAPAPATTVVDLELELTYVVDGARWQPSYDLRLVDEVVTLTWFGLVSQETGEDWPECRLELSTARPSVTATVPELSPWYLDRVRPLPPSMPMSAPAGGALPKPAPPAGAFGTAEAARAGTPRSAPVRQSVAEVEQGIAAATYRPARPVAVPADGTAHRATVAVMDLPATLDHVTAPVREPVAHLRATVRNTSTHTLLPGPAAIFHGADFVGSTRLRAWAPGEETELALGLDDRVRVERKLTRRSDTRATLGSTRRRDVEYAITVANHTPRVATVTVRDQLPVSRDEGVVVRETRLDPAPDERTELGELTWRLRLAPGGTGEVALAFRVELAKGVDLVGWRD; translated from the coding sequence ATGAAGGCAGAGAACGTCGACGCCCCCATCGTCGCGGTGACCGTCTACGCCGACCGGGCCCGGGTGACCCGGCACGGCACCATCCCCCTGGCCGCCGGTGAGCACCGGCTGCGGATCGGGCCGCTCCCGCTCGGCCTGCGCCGTGACTCGCTGCGCGTCGGAGGTCGGGGACCGGCCACCGTGCTCGGGGTCGACCTGGTGACCCGGCACCAGCCACGCAGCACCGACGAGCAGGCCCAGGAACTGGAGCAGCGCCGCCGGGAACTCACCGAGGAACTGGCCGCGCTGGACGGCGCGGACGCCGTCGAGGCCCAGCGGACGGAGTTCCTCACCCTGTTGTCCCAGCGCGCCGGTGGGACGTACGCCCGGGCGTTGGCCAGCGGCGACGCGGCCCCGGCCGACGTCGCGGCCTTCGCCGACTCGGTCGCCGGGCAGCTGACCGCCGGGCACGAACGGCAGCGGGAACTCGGCCGGCGGCGGACCGACGTGTCGGAGTCGCTCGCGGCCGTCGACCGGCACCTGGCGGACGTACGCGCCAAGCGGGCGCCGGACCGCCTGTTCGCCGAGGTGACCGTCCTGGTCACCGACGAGGCCACCACGGCCGGATCCGCCACCGACGAGGCCCCCGCGGCCGGACCCGCCACCGACGAGGCCACCGCCCGCACGTCCGCTGCCCCCGCTCCGGCCACCACCGTGGTCGACCTGGAGCTGGAGCTGACGTACGTGGTGGACGGCGCCCGCTGGCAGCCCTCGTACGACCTGCGGCTGGTCGACGAGGTCGTCACGCTGACCTGGTTCGGGCTGGTCAGCCAGGAGACCGGCGAGGACTGGCCGGAGTGCCGGCTCGAACTCTCCACCGCCCGGCCGTCGGTGACGGCGACCGTGCCCGAGTTGTCGCCCTGGTACCTGGACCGGGTCCGGCCGCTGCCCCCGTCGATGCCCATGTCGGCCCCGGCCGGCGGCGCGCTCCCGAAGCCGGCCCCGCCGGCCGGGGCGTTCGGTACGGCGGAGGCCGCCCGCGCCGGTACGCCCCGGTCCGCCCCGGTGCGGCAGAGCGTCGCCGAGGTGGAGCAGGGCATCGCCGCCGCGACGTACCGGCCGGCAAGGCCGGTCGCGGTGCCCGCCGACGGCACCGCGCACCGGGCGACGGTCGCGGTGATGGACCTCCCGGCGACCCTGGACCACGTGACCGCACCGGTCCGCGAGCCGGTGGCCCACCTGCGGGCCACGGTGCGCAACACCTCCACGCACACCCTCCTGCCCGGCCCGGCGGCGATCTTCCACGGCGCCGACTTCGTCGGCAGCACCCGGTTGCGGGCCTGGGCGCCGGGGGAGGAGACCGAGTTGGCGCTCGGCCTGGACGACCGGGTGCGGGTGGAGCGGAAGCTGACCCGGCGTAGCGACACCCGTGCCACGCTGGGCTCGACCCGGCGGCGGGACGTGGAGTACGCGATCACCGTCGCCAACCACACCCCGCGCGTCGCGACGGTGACCGTGCGGGACCAGCTGCCGGTCTCCCGGGACGAGGGCGTGGTGGTCCGCGAGACGCGCCTCGACCCGGCCCCGGACGAGCGTACGGAGCTGGGTGAGCTGACCTGGCGGCTGCGACTCGCGCCGGGCGGGACCGGCGAGGTGGCCCTGGCCTTCCGGGTGGAGCTGGCCAAGGGCGTCGACCTCGTCGGCTGGCGCGACTGA
- a CDS encoding MarR family winged helix-turn-helix transcriptional regulator, translating into MTQGTVTSATPQVADSAGLAGETVRRIMHLASAIRHYQDVDIAELGLTPAVARALHELDPDHPVPARDLAEQLRCDRSNVTALVDKLERAGLVERRVDPADRRLKTLVVTEVGREVRARVHQVLSDSRLLAALGADELAALRQLVWKVSGSCAPPDCGPD; encoded by the coding sequence ATGACTCAGGGCACCGTGACCTCCGCCACTCCCCAGGTGGCCGACAGCGCGGGGCTCGCCGGGGAAACGGTGCGCCGGATCATGCACCTCGCCTCCGCGATCCGTCACTACCAGGACGTCGACATCGCGGAACTCGGCCTCACCCCGGCGGTCGCCCGCGCGTTGCACGAACTCGACCCCGATCACCCTGTGCCCGCCCGGGACCTCGCCGAACAGCTCCGCTGCGACCGCTCCAACGTGACCGCCCTGGTCGACAAGTTGGAGCGGGCCGGACTGGTCGAGCGCCGGGTCGACCCCGCCGACCGGCGGCTCAAGACCCTGGTGGTGACCGAGGTGGGCCGGGAGGTGCGCGCCCGCGTGCACCAGGTGCTGTCGGACTCCCGCCTGCTCGCCGCCCTCGGCGCCGACGAACTGGCCGCGCTGCGCCAGCTCGTCTGGAAGGTTTCCGGCAGCTGCGCTCCGCCGGACTGCGGCCCCGACTGA
- a CDS encoding transketolase C-terminal domain-containing protein: MLCDVTTPQDLDDRFRESLAALAGAAQRRDPDQPVRDGATLTGTRALELFDAQVTSRQLDLAARWLRSFGEGYHTIGSAGHEGNAAVAAALRPTDPALLHYRSGAFYCVRAAQVPPGESDADAPGGDDAGGATPEAYARAVRDVLRGVVASAEDPAAGGRDKVFGRSDLAIVPTTSTIASHLPRAVGMGLALERLRRLDGIGRRLGGRTGGGAGLSRPPWPSDALVVCSFGDASINHASATAALNTAGWCDHTGLRVPVLFVCEDNGLGISVRSPEGWVEATLRSRPGVRYFGADGCDLVEAYEGAAEAAAWVRRHRRPAVLHLSTVRLMGHAGADAETAYRGADEIAADLERDPVLATARLLVDAGLADPTELIARYDEIGWEVRKTAEEVIGEPKLASAADVVAPLAPRRPLRVARVVADAAARAAGPGAAARAAAFDGKLPELAGPLTLAQSVNAALADGMLDHPEMAVFGEDVAARGGVYGVTKGLRERFGVSRVFDTLLDETSVLGLGLGAGMAGMLPVPEIQYLAYLHNAEDQLRGEAATMQFLSRGAFRNPMVVRVAGLAYEEEFGGPFHNDNSVAVLRDVPGLVVAVPARADDAAPMLRSCLASAAVDGSVCVFLEPIALYHTRDLYVDGDGEWLDPYQGPGGWVGAHVPIGRARVYGVGSAEDITIITFGNGVRMSLRAAAHLAAEGVGTRVVDLRWLSPLPVPDIIREASATGRVLVVDETRRSGGVGEGVIAALVDAGYVGAARRVAAVDSFVPLGPAARQVLVSEEAITHGARTLLAR; this comes from the coding sequence ATGCTGTGCGACGTGACCACCCCGCAAGATCTCGACGACCGGTTCCGGGAGAGCCTGGCCGCGCTGGCCGGCGCGGCACAGCGACGGGACCCGGACCAACCCGTCCGGGACGGCGCCACGCTGACCGGGACGCGAGCGCTGGAACTCTTCGACGCGCAGGTCACCAGCCGGCAGCTCGACCTGGCGGCACGCTGGCTGCGCAGCTTCGGCGAGGGCTACCACACGATCGGCTCCGCCGGGCACGAGGGCAACGCCGCGGTGGCCGCCGCGCTGCGCCCTACCGACCCGGCGCTGCTGCACTACCGCTCCGGCGCCTTCTACTGCGTCCGTGCCGCCCAGGTCCCGCCGGGAGAGTCCGACGCGGACGCCCCGGGCGGGGACGACGCCGGCGGCGCGACGCCGGAGGCGTACGCCCGTGCGGTGCGGGACGTGCTGCGCGGCGTGGTCGCCTCCGCCGAGGACCCGGCCGCCGGCGGCCGGGACAAGGTGTTCGGTCGGTCCGACCTGGCGATCGTCCCGACCACCTCGACCATCGCCTCCCACCTGCCCCGCGCGGTCGGGATGGGGCTGGCGCTGGAACGGCTGCGCCGGCTCGACGGCATCGGCCGGCGGCTCGGGGGTCGCACCGGTGGCGGCGCGGGCCTGAGCCGGCCGCCGTGGCCGTCCGACGCGCTGGTGGTCTGCTCGTTCGGCGACGCCTCGATCAACCACGCCAGCGCCACCGCCGCGCTCAACACCGCCGGCTGGTGCGACCACACCGGACTGCGGGTGCCCGTGCTGTTCGTCTGCGAGGACAACGGCCTCGGGATCAGCGTCCGCTCCCCGGAGGGCTGGGTCGAGGCGACGCTGCGGTCCCGGCCGGGGGTCCGCTACTTCGGCGCGGACGGGTGCGACCTGGTCGAGGCGTACGAGGGGGCGGCCGAGGCGGCGGCCTGGGTCCGTCGGCACCGCCGTCCGGCCGTGCTGCACCTGAGCACCGTCCGGCTGATGGGGCACGCCGGCGCGGACGCCGAGACCGCGTACCGGGGCGCCGACGAGATCGCCGCCGACCTGGAGCGGGACCCGGTGCTGGCCACCGCGCGGCTGCTCGTCGACGCCGGCCTCGCCGACCCCACCGAGCTGATCGCCCGCTACGACGAAATCGGCTGGGAGGTCCGCAAGACGGCCGAGGAGGTCATCGGCGAACCGAAACTCGCCTCGGCGGCCGACGTCGTGGCCCCGCTCGCACCCCGCCGCCCGCTCCGGGTGGCCCGCGTGGTCGCTGACGCCGCCGCCCGCGCCGCCGGCCCCGGGGCTGCTGCCCGGGCTGCCGCGTTCGACGGAAAGCTGCCCGAGCTGGCCGGGCCGCTCACCCTCGCGCAGAGTGTCAACGCCGCGCTCGCCGACGGCATGCTCGACCATCCCGAGATGGCCGTCTTCGGCGAGGACGTCGCCGCCAGGGGCGGGGTGTACGGGGTGACGAAGGGGCTGCGCGAGCGCTTCGGCGTCTCCCGGGTCTTCGACACCCTCCTCGACGAGACCTCGGTGCTCGGACTCGGCCTCGGCGCGGGGATGGCCGGGATGCTGCCGGTGCCCGAGATCCAGTACCTCGCGTACCTGCACAACGCCGAGGACCAGCTACGCGGCGAGGCCGCGACGATGCAGTTCCTGTCCCGGGGGGCGTTCCGCAACCCGATGGTCGTCCGGGTGGCGGGGCTGGCGTACGAGGAGGAGTTCGGCGGCCCCTTCCACAACGACAACTCGGTGGCCGTACTCCGGGACGTGCCCGGTCTGGTGGTCGCGGTCCCGGCGCGGGCCGACGACGCCGCGCCGATGCTGCGGTCCTGCCTGGCCAGCGCGGCGGTGGACGGCAGCGTCTGCGTCTTCCTGGAGCCGATCGCGCTCTACCACACCCGGGACCTCTACGTCGACGGCGACGGCGAGTGGCTCGACCCGTACCAGGGGCCGGGCGGTTGGGTGGGCGCCCACGTGCCGATCGGTCGGGCCCGGGTGTACGGCGTCGGATCCGCCGAGGACATCACCATCATCACGTTCGGTAACGGAGTGCGGATGTCGCTGCGCGCGGCGGCGCACCTCGCCGCCGAGGGGGTCGGCACCCGGGTGGTGGACCTGCGCTGGCTCTCGCCGCTGCCCGTGCCGGACATCATCCGGGAGGCCTCGGCGACCGGCCGGGTGCTGGTGGTGGACGAGACGAGACGTTCCGGAGGGGTCGGCGAGGGGGTGATCGCCGCCCTGGTCGATGCCGGTTATGTCGGAGCTGCCCGGAGAGTGGCAGCAGTCGACTCTTTTGTACCGTTAGGTCCGGCTGCGCGCCAGGTCCTGGTGTCGGAGGAAGCCATTACCCACGGTGCCCGTACGCTGCTGGCGCGGTAA
- a CDS encoding DUF3052 domain-containing protein has protein sequence MSATAGQAADGVRSLADRFGIEPGMVVMEMGYDEDVDHDLRDALTDRCGELVDEDTDEVVDAVLVWYRDGDGDLFELLVDALGPLADNGVVWLLTPKAGRQGHVEPSEVAESAQTAGLQQTSTVNAGRDWSGARLVPRRGSKSKK, from the coding sequence GTGAGCGCGACCGCTGGTCAGGCCGCCGACGGGGTACGCAGCCTGGCGGACCGGTTCGGGATCGAGCCGGGGATGGTCGTCATGGAGATGGGGTACGACGAGGACGTCGACCACGATCTCCGGGACGCCCTTACCGACCGCTGTGGAGAGCTGGTCGACGAGGACACCGACGAGGTGGTCGACGCGGTGCTGGTCTGGTACCGGGACGGCGACGGTGACCTCTTCGAACTCCTCGTCGACGCCCTCGGCCCGCTGGCCGACAACGGCGTCGTGTGGCTGCTGACGCCCAAGGCCGGGCGGCAGGGGCACGTCGAGCCGAGTGAGGTCGCCGAGTCCGCGCAGACCGCAGGTCTCCAGCAGACGTCGACCGTCAACGCCGGCCGGGACTGGAGCGGTGCCCGTCTCGTCCCACGGCGTGGGTCCAAGAGCAAGAAGTAG
- a CDS encoding peroxiredoxin encodes MPIEVGAEAPDFVLKDQNNQEVRLSDFRGKRTVLLVFYPLAFTGICQGELCEVRDNLGEFVNDDVQVLTVSVDSVYAHKVWAEKEGYEFPLLADFWPHGAVAQAYGVFNEVAGIANRGTFVIDKAGVVRFAEMNMPGEARDQQGWRKALAETAAA; translated from the coding sequence ATGCCGATCGAGGTTGGCGCCGAGGCGCCGGACTTCGTGCTGAAGGACCAGAACAACCAGGAGGTCCGCCTCTCGGACTTCCGGGGCAAGCGCACCGTGCTGCTGGTCTTCTACCCACTCGCCTTCACCGGCATCTGCCAGGGGGAGCTCTGCGAGGTGCGGGACAACCTCGGCGAGTTCGTCAACGACGACGTCCAGGTCCTCACCGTGAGCGTCGACTCGGTCTACGCGCACAAGGTGTGGGCCGAGAAGGAGGGGTACGAGTTCCCGCTGCTGGCCGACTTCTGGCCGCACGGGGCGGTCGCCCAGGCGTACGGGGTGTTCAACGAGGTCGCCGGTATCGCCAACCGGGGCACCTTCGTGATCGACAAGGCCGGTGTGGTGCGCTTCGCCGAGATGAACATGCCCGGCGAGGCCCGCGACCAGCAGGGTTGGCGCAAGGCGCTGGCGGAGACCGCCGCCGCCTGA